In a genomic window of Paracoccaceae bacterium:
- the rpsB gene encoding 30S ribosomal protein S2 encodes MALPEFTMRQLLEAGVHFGHQTQRWNPRMGPFIYGARNGIHIMDLTQTVPMLDQALQAIRDTVAKGGSILFVGTKRQAQQPIADAAEKCAQYYMNHRWLGGTLTNWQTVSKSINRLKNIDEQSENGFAGLTKKERLGMERDQGKLEASLGGIREMGGRPDLIFVIDVKKEALAIAEANKLGIPVVAVVDTNCPPDGIDYIIPGNDDAARAITLYCDLAARAALDGMSAQLGAAGVDLGAMEEAPVEEAVAEAPAEEAAEAPAAEAQA; translated from the coding sequence ATGGCTCTTCCAGAGTTCACCATGCGCCAATTGCTTGAAGCAGGCGTACACTTCGGCCACCAAACGCAGCGTTGGAACCCCCGTATGGGTCCGTTCATTTACGGCGCACGTAACGGCATCCACATCATGGATCTCACGCAAACCGTTCCAATGCTGGACCAGGCGTTGCAAGCCATCCGTGACACCGTCGCCAAAGGCGGCAGCATTCTTTTTGTGGGCACCAAGCGTCAGGCACAACAGCCGATTGCGGATGCCGCAGAGAAATGCGCACAGTATTACATGAACCACCGTTGGCTTGGCGGCACGCTGACCAACTGGCAAACGGTTTCCAAATCGATCAACCGCCTGAAAAACATCGACGAGCAATCCGAGAACGGTTTTGCCGGCCTGACCAAGAAAGAGCGTCTTGGTATGGAGCGCGATCAGGGCAAACTCGAAGCGTCCTTGGGCGGCATTCGTGAAATGGGCGGTCGCCCAGACCTGATCTTTGTGATCGATGTAAAAAAAGAAGCGCTGGCGATTGCAGAAGCCAACAAACTGGGTATTCCGGTTGTTGCTGTTGTGGATACCAACTGCCCACCAGACGGCATTGACTACATTATCCCCGGTAATGACGACGCGGCTCGTGCGATCACGCTTTATTGCGATCTCGCAGCCCGTGCAGCGCTGGACGGCATGAGCGCGCAATTGGGTGCAGCAGGCGTTGATCTCGGCGCGATGGAAGAAGCACCTGTCGAAGAAGCTGTGGCAGAAGCGCCAGCGGAAGAAGCCGCAGAAGCGCCCGCCGCCGAGGCACAAGCGTAA
- a CDS encoding PA14 domain-containing protein → MNFALKSAAVALALLIPSLALSDTLQLSPASPQPSAGSLKSGLAVKYAFKNHGSSLADAKSVLKKAKPGTALVGLSYDDTVAGDNVLTTEQSEKIAAAISGYIKFPSAGTYMLEFLANDGLEISIGGQQVGRYDGIHPCGYVGEQEVQVPQAGYYPLEATYFQRKGTACLLMEWGPDSDGLEQVPDSAFFH, encoded by the coding sequence ATGAATTTTGCCTTGAAATCCGCCGCAGTGGCGCTTGCCTTGCTGATCCCAAGCCTTGCTTTATCCGACACTTTGCAGCTCAGCCCGGCCAGTCCGCAACCAAGTGCGGGTAGCCTGAAATCAGGGCTCGCAGTCAAATACGCCTTTAAAAATCATGGCAGCTCGCTTGCGGATGCGAAATCGGTTTTGAAAAAGGCGAAACCAGGCACAGCGCTCGTCGGCCTGTCCTATGACGATACGGTAGCTGGGGACAATGTGCTCACAACCGAGCAGTCTGAAAAAATTGCGGCTGCGATTTCTGGATATATCAAATTTCCCTCAGCAGGCACTTACATGCTGGAATTTCTGGCCAATGATGGTCTGGAAATCAGCATTGGCGGACAGCAGGTCGGGCGCTATGACGGCATCCATCCCTGCGGCTATGTTGGTGAGCAGGAAGTTCAAGTGCCGCAAGCCGGATATTACCCGCTTGAAGCGACGTATTTTCAACGCAAGGGAACCGCCTGCCTTTTGATGGAATGGGGCCCTGATAGTGATGGTTTGGAGCAGGTGCCTGATAGTGCATTCTTCCACTGA